aaatcaggagcccattgtgccgggtgctgtacaaacccatagTAGGAGATTGAGCCGAGTACAGTAGAACTTcaagttatgaactgaccagtcaagcACACCCCTcctttggaaccggaagtacacaatcaggcagcagcagagacgggAAAAAccccaaatacagtacagtgctgaGTTAAACTTAAACTATCTGAAAAAAGGGATAGTTGAGAAAAAAAGATTTGATGCGGTAAGGAAAcggtttcatttaaattaaggtggCTGAAAGCAGCGTTGTTCTCCTGCactgtaaaatttcaaagctgtattcagCCAATGTTCAGctctaaacttttgaaagaaccagaaTGTTTTATTCAGCGTTCTGAACTTCCttggaggttctactgtagacaagacaaatggtgggaggagggggagtattacaggtgggaaactgagtcagagagaTGCTAAAGTGAGTTGCTCAAGAGTCTGTGTCAGAGcaaggaattaaacccaggtctctaAGATCCCCATCCAGttcttaaccacaaggccatcctgGCTTCATGCTCATTTGCTTCTTGGGAAGCCCCTGGTGTGCCCCATTCTAGGGGACAAGAGAGGGTCCAGTGCTGGGTTATGCCGGGGTGGCTCTTATGCCTGGCCTGTGCCTCCCACAGCCTCATGAACGAGGTGGTGCACACGTCACCCACCATCGGCAGCAACGTGGAGGAGATCATCCTGAGGAAGACCCACTTCCTGATGTGGGACATCGGGGGGCAGGAGACGCTGCGGTCCACGTGGAACACCTACTACTCCAACACAGAGGTAAGGGGCCGCGTGGGAGGAGCAGCACCACCTCGCTCCCCTCCCGGGCTGGTTGCGCTGGTCCTGTGATGCTCGCCTGGGCTTCATTTGTTTGGCAGATTGGAGAAGCTGGTGGATTTTCTTGTAGTTACAGTGGAAGGGAGAAGCTGAGTGACCACGATAGCAGCCAGATGTGTGCGCAGAtgctcctcagccctgacccacagcccgcTCTGCTACTCCAGTGCTGGGACCCCTGCATGCAGCTCTGCTTGCTCTGTCAGTGTTAGGATAGCCTCCTGCACCTCAGCCAATACAGAGCAATCCTGACCCACACCATCCCTTCCCGTTGTATTCTTGGGGGcccaccagccctgccagtgcgCCTCGGTCCTGACAGGCAGCCCCTCTGCGACTCTAGTCCTTGATCCAAACACGACTCTGCTGACGCACCTGTGTACTAGTGTTATTCCAACCCTTGAGCTCCGTGTCGCTCTGCCATAACCACACAGTTCCATGTGCTACCCTTGGAGCAAGAGGCTAGCTGACAGCCTCCCTCGCTTTCTCTGCCATGTCTCCTCCTCACGCCACAGCCCAGTGTCCGGGATTCCCCTGCTCTGGGATGTGGGCAGCCGGCAGCAGCTGCGTCTGCTCCAACAGGTGCCTCAGAGGTAGCTGCTGGAGCGGGGATGAGTGGCCTCACGCTGTTAGATTCCCACTGGGAAAGCTGATTTGATCAGGTTCTGTTGCTATTTCAGACTCTTACACTTGTATAGCAGCATCAGATGGGATTTCCATAGGTGTCCAAATCCCCTTGGGTTTGAGTTCCTAATTCCCCACGGCTCCTCTGGCAGCCCCAGTTTGAGCGCCTGATCCTGCATAGCAATGCTTACTCGAGCGATCActtccattgatgttaatggggcTTCTTCTGGGAGTAAAGATGGCAGAGTCAGACCCTTTCTTTCTAACTTGTTGACTATCGCACCGTTCCTTTAAGGAGAGCGGAGCGGGTGGCTTCGGAGAGTGAACAGATTTTTACTGGGGCAGGGCAGAAAGCGGGTGGGAATTTGGGGGGAAGGATCCAGAGGAGGTTCCACTTCTCTAAACAGGGTAGAGTTTCCCCTTTTGTCTCAGCTTGTTTTGAATGGGATTAAAATACTATCCCGGAGAGAAGAGCGCCCTGGCAAAGATCCCCAGCTGTTTCAGCAGcgcagagaggggcagggagccgAGTTCAAACACGtcctttgtctttccttcctggCCAGCATTCCTGACATAACTCAAGCTGGAATTTCTCTCCCGCTGCTGTCCATATTCTGTTTCGCGATTCAGAACAGATCTTGCAAGAGCGCAAGATTGCTGTTAACTTTCCATCCACTCCAAAGCCCCAAGCCAGTCGAGTTTGGCTGTGACATTACAATGAATTATTTGTTGTGGGGTAGCACCTAGCTGTACAGCCACCGAACAAATGTTGGCTTGGCCGTTAATGAATGGCTCCGGGGGGTGGAGTCAGTGTCTTTCCTGGTTACCATGGAAAGTTAGTCCATGGGAAGCTCTcttttatttgtattccagtagggGCTAGAGGGGCCAATTGAGATTGGGGcatcattgtgctaggggctgtacatgtACATAGTGGCACAGTCCGTGCCCCAGTGAGCTGTAATGTACAGACAGGCCAATCTTGGGAGAAAGAATTATTctccacagatggggaaactgaggcacagagtggctgcAGCTTGGCCAGGGTCACCCAGGGCATCTGCGGCAGAGGCAGAAATTGACCCCAGGCCTCCCGAGTCCCAGCCCAAGGCCACCCTTCCTGTCAAATGATTGTTTCACTTCCTTGGGGTCTCTGGTGTCGTGCCAGTCCTCTGCAGAGCTTCCCAGGCTAGACATGAGCTGAATTTTGGATGTCAAATAGCAGCAGGAGAacatgtttgtgcagcacctggcacagcagggcctggatcctaaGAGCTCCGCTAATACACCTGATAATGTGCTGTGCCCACCCGAGCTGGCTCCTACTCCATCTACAGCTCTTGAGCCAGGCCTCAGATGTTAGCCCAGGACCAGGGTGTTCGATCGACATCTGTTCTTTCCACCCCCCCCAGTTTGTCATCCTGGTGATTGACAGCACCGACCGTGAGCGGCTGACGGTGACCAAAGAGGAGCTGTACAAGATGCTGGCCCACGAGGTGAGTTAGTGCTCGGGTCGCCCTTCGTGGCCACAGCCTCATGTCCAGAGTAAAGCTGCTTTAGTCTAGTGAGTTGGGGGCAGATCCCTGGGCGATGTTGCTGGGAACTTTGCGATGCTCCATCCCACTCAAAGGGCCTGATGCATTAGAGGCAGGGTACCCAGCTGTTTCAGGCATAAGGCCCCAGCCATCCGTAGCGTAGGCGCCagctccgtgggtgctctgggactggagcacccaagggggaaaaattggtgggtgctctgcacccagcaGCAGCGCCCTgccctccgcctcctccccgagtgcACTGCGTGCCTGCTttttcccctggctcccagcgcttgccgccgcaaaacagctgtttcgcatggcaagtgctgggagggagtggggaggaagggaaacgCGGCGTGCTCGGGCAAGAGGCTGGGccgggccagggatttggggaaggggttggaatggggatggggctgggggaggcgcAAGCACCCGCTGGAACtggggaaagttggtgcctatgttcCATACCACGGAGTCCTAGCTGCGTTATCCCCCGTGCTCTGTAGAAATCCCTGGGTTCGTTCTGCTCGATGTCTCCGTATTGCCCACGTAGGGACTGATGGATCATAAAGCAGCTCCTCGCTTTCCTTCAGCTGCTGGGTGTCACGTGAAACAAGTTTGTCGAGTCTGGTGTCCTGTTCAGAATGGGCTTTGAGGAGTGTTCTGGATTATTCAGTAGCATCgagaggccccagctgaggtcagggccccatcgtgccaGGCACTTACAGCCCCCTGTGTTGACGAGGTCACAATCTAAATAGCCACAGGGTGGAAGGGGAAACGGTGGCAGTGACTCGCACAGTGTCACCTAGCAGCTCAGTGGCAaaggtgggaacagaacccaggtgtcctgactcccagcccagtgcccggcCTGCTTGGTCACTGGCCACGCTACGGGTGTCTGGATTCATCTGGCCCTCATCACTCTAGTGTCAATGCACAGGGCTCAGGTTAACCAGACCTCTTCAGGGTCCCTTACGGTTGCCAACCCACATGTGCCAATCTCCTGGTCTTTTCATAAATTGGGAGCCTCTGTGGTGCTTTATTCCAgtgccgggggtgggggcagaggtttCTCCAGTGCCAGGAACCTCAGCCAGCGATTGCATTAGGAAATCAGGCTGGTGGAATGTCTCCTGTCCGAAGCTGCACCACCTTAGTACCTAGCACTGCTTCCCTGCCGCTTAGCAGCACCATCGGGCTGGGGGATGTTCACGTGTGGGGGGAGCTGAATGGAGGGGGGAGAAAGTTAATGGTGGGATCTCTCTCCCCAGGACCTGCAGAATGCGGCGGTCTTGATATTTGCCAACAAGCAGGATGTAAAAAACTCCATGACTACCTCTGAGATCTCCAAGTTCCTAACCCTCAGCTCCATCAAGGACCACCCATGGCATATCCAGGGCTGCTGCGCCCTCACGGGAGAAGGGTGAGTGCACCACAGAGTAAACTAAGCGGTCCCTTTTGGTGTTTAAGTGTCCTGTGGAACTCTCTCCCACAAGACAGGAGTGAGGCACAGAGCTTAATGGCATTCAGCAAAAGCTTAGGGGTACGGCTGACTGAAAATTTTCTGTGTCAACTGTTTTTGGTGGAGAACTGGATTTTTGCTTAAAGGATATttgttgtgaaaagtgtttgctttgTGCCTGAAAGCCAGAATACTTTGACTTGGAAATGCTGTCCTGGTTGGAAATGCTGTGGTTCAGTTGCTTCCTGTCCCCAGTCTCCTCCCAGCCGGACTACATCTTCCGTGATGCACCATGGCCATGGAATCTTGTGATGCAAGAGGAAAGcctgtgatgcatcatgggagatgtagttcagaagcctcatgctcccattcagTTGTATAGACAAGGTTTCCGCtcagactacaactcccatgtgGCACCTGGatggcatttccaaattgaaGTATTTTGCCATTTGAATTGCTGCTGAAAATGTACTTTCCATGGGGAGAAACCCCAGAACCAGCTCTAGGTGGAGACATACAGATAATCAGCACATCGAATATCTTGTTAGACTGGGTAGGACTATCTAAGAGCTAGAACCCTCCTGTGCCAAGCCATGAGCCACTTTCTTCCATAATTGTTCGCTACAGGTTTCCTTGTAGCTTCTAGTTCTGACCACTGTTACGAGACGGGAGACTGAGCTAGACGGACAGCATGGCAGTTGCTGTGGGCTCACTTCTTCCCTTGCTTGGCACGGGCGTTTGGGGGCACCTTGCAGTTGATTAGCTAGGGAAGTGCTTGGCTTGTGGGTACTCATGCAATGATCTATGCTGGCTCTGTTGGGGGTCGCGCTGTCCTCTCCGCAGATCAGTAGCACTAAGTCGGGGAAAGAAGCCAATAGAAGGTCAGGTGATTCCTGTAACTAACTAGAACTGCTGGGGTCCTGCACagctggtgctggaggggagaTTCTGGCACCACAGACGTAGGCAGAGTCCCCACACATACAGCCCGGGCAGATGCACATCCCAGCCTTGACCTGCAATGACTTGCTTTTAAATGTTCTAGCCACCTCTAAGTGTCTGTTGTGTGCAACTGGTACCCTTTACATGCGAGGCGCTggatgtagtggttagagcagaggactgaaCTGGGACTCCAGCGATCATCTGTTGTGAGGGGcgtgggggtctagtggttaatgCAGAGGACTGGGAGTAAGGACTACTGGATTCCATTTCCATACTGGGAGGGAAAAGGGATGTAGTGGTTAGCGCAGAGGGATTCCTGGGTGCTCCCTCAGCTCTGTCCCTGAGTTAGTGAGACTGTGTGCAAGGCACTTTACCTctgactcagtttctccatcagtaAAGTGGGAGCCGCTCCTAGGAGTTCATCACTTCATTTTTTCCAAACTCTCTGAACACCTCAAACAAAAGGCAGAAGCCTCGTCTCAGCCCCAGGGCACTCAGGTAGTGTGGTGACTCACGCAGACAGAATCCTTCCAGCACCAGCTGTGCTGGTTTCATGGGAACAGCCTGGGAACAGATGCCAGGAGGCATGACAAGTGTTTGCTCAGTTTGCGGACGCACACTCTGGGGACAGGTGCGCCTGTCTGGGTCCCGTCAGGTTGACTGGTACTGGACCTATAGGCTGAGTAGCTGGGGCTTGGTTAACCAATGACTCACTGCTCAGATGAAACTTAATCCACATTGTCTCTAGCCCCTTGTCTCACCTCCCAGCCTGTAAAGGGGCCCTGCCTTTCTCTGTTCTCAAGGCCTTTCGATAGCAGGAAGCTGACTCAGCTGCGATTGTGGGATATTCGGGCTTCTCAGCCTCTAGGAATCGGTGTCTCCCCCAAAGTGGAGCCTGCTCATTAGCAGGGGCAGCTCTTGTTTGCTTTGCTGATGATAAGGACACCCTGGACAGTCCTTGGGGGGACTGTGTGGAGAGCCAGGGACTGGAGCTACTTGCATTATATTGAAATGGAGGCAGCACAATCTAGTGCTTAGAGCAAGAGGGGGCTGAGTTAGGATCTATGGGTTCTTCTTTCAGCTCTGGGAAGGCAGTGCAGTGTAGCAGTTAGAGCTGGGAGTGGGGTTTTGCATCTGACCTTTGCAAAGGGAGTgggatccagtggttagagcaggggagctgggagtcaggactcctggtttctcttcctgcctctggTCAGAGTGGGTTTtattggttagagcaggggggctggcagccaggttTCCTGGGttgaattcccagctctgcccctgaccTGCTAAGCAGCGCAGGCCTTTCACAGCCttgccctttgcctcagtttccctattgtgTAACCCTGTGGCAGGTGGTATCAATGCGGAACGTGGTTTTTAATGCGCGTTCTCTCCCCATTCATGCAGCTTGCCAGCTGGCTTGGAGTGGATGAAGTCTCGAGTAGCAGCCAACTGACTCATCTGGCCAGACATATGACGGAACAGTGCAAAGCTCTCaagcatcttatttattttttttatacatGTGAGTTTCAGCCTGGACTTCCCTTCTAAAGCAGCTGAAGCTGGAATTTTGTACGGACAGTGTATTTCTGAGCCCGGGTCAGCATGGGAGCTGGTCCCTCCTGGATTGCATGTCTGGAAGGAATCTGGATCATATCTGCTGGGTGGTGGGTCCGTTCTGGATTGTGTCTCTGAGGGGAATCGGTTCTGGGTCATCTCTCTTCTGGATCACATCTGCAGAAAGGGAAACCAAtctctctgctccaggcctgcACTTAAGTAAAAGCGGGAACAAAGACGCCTGGAGCATGGGAATCTTACGCACACGCAGGCCCAGCGCCGCATCCAGCAGATTTACCAATAAGCTATGAAAGGAAGAACCTCCCTCTCCGGAGTCCAGTTAACAGGAAATGCCTTAGATCTTCAGATGGGGATTGGGGATAAACTTTGctagagggctggggaggggcgtAATAACCTTTAAACCCCAGTGCCCCTCTGTGCTGCCTATGCTCTTCTCCAAACTCGGGTGGTGTTCGGGGCAATCATCCGAAACCTTCGGGACACTGACATTTCCCAGGATTTGCTCTGCGATCATCCCCGGGTCGCTCAGCGACACATCGACCAGCGCGCACTGGATGTTTCCCAGCATTGGTGCTTTCCCTTGGCCCGTCTGATCGAGGCCTTGAACAtcttgtattttatattttttaacacAAGCAGGAAAGGGCAGGCTTCGTGGCTCTGTTCCTGAGTATTTCTCTTCTGCCGTGGCCCTGGAGCAAGAACACAGATCTGGATTCAGGCCCCTCCTCCAGCTCTGTTGGAGGGCAGAGAttcagtgagggtggggaaatACGTGTAGGTGGGAAGAgctgccccagccatgccccagggAGCAAATTTCCCCCTTCACGATGGTTCATAcccatcccttcccccaggaGCCGCTGATGGGTCAGGCACAGCAGGGCCAGATCCAAGCGCCACTTGATCTGTGTGGGACCTGGCATCAAGACCAAATCCACGCCCTGGATCCGGACTCAGGGATGTTTGGGTCTGACCTATCTAGCCCGTGTCCCATTTCTACTGAAGATCGAGTCTCACTCCGGAGGCAGCAGGAGCTGACGGTCAGGGAGACCCATCTGGGTTCTGCTCTTGCAGACTTGCGGGGAATGACGTAGCtcttctgtacctcagtttacccTGTTGACAAGTGCCTGCCTTTGTAGCGTGACCTGGAATCCCTGGATGTGAAGGATGCTGGATAAGCACAAaggacttggggtgggggtgaggggaggtcaCTATCAGGGGTTCCACTGTTTGGTGCAGTGCTCTAAACTGGTGTGACC
This is a stretch of genomic DNA from Gopherus evgoodei ecotype Sinaloan lineage chromosome 23, rGopEvg1_v1.p, whole genome shotgun sequence. It encodes these proteins:
- the ARL5C gene encoding putative ADP-ribosylation factor-like protein 5C; amino-acid sequence: MGQLLAKLMSIFGSQEHKVIIVGLDNAGKTTILYQFLMNEVVHTSPTIGSNVEEIILRKTHFLMWDIGGQETLRSTWNTYYSNTEFVILVIDSTDRERLTVTKEELYKMLAHEDLQNAAVLIFANKQDVKNSMTTSEISKFLTLSSIKDHPWHIQGCCALTGEGLPAGLEWMKSRVAAN